AACAACTTTTTTAGTTTTACTTTTTTATTTTCAATTAAAAAAAGGGTTATTAAAAGATATTAATTTTAAAGTACGAGAATTAGAATTTTTAAAAATTCTTAAAGTCTTATTTTACAGTATAATCTACTCTATTTCAGGTAATTTTATACTATGGTTTTTATCGACCTATACTAATTTAAAATTTTCTGGAGTCACTGAAAATATAGGACCTTATAACAAAACTTATATAGGATGGTTAATTTTTTCTATTTCCATTACTATTTTTCCTGCTGTGGTAGAAGAAACCGTTTTTAGAGGGGTCCTCTTAAAAAATTTAATCTTTAAGTACGGTTTTAAAGTAGCTGTTTTAACAACATGTATTATTTTTAGCTTTATTCATGGTGTTTCTAATTTCATGTGTATTTTCCCAAAAATTAATTATATTTCTGGTGATTCACCAAATAAAATGATTTTTCTGTTTATATTTGCATTACCGTTTATATTAAGGAAATTATATCAAATTTTTATACTTGAAAAAAATAGTTTTAAATTTTAAGCATTCTTTTTATATCACGGGTGAAAAAATGAAAGGATTAAAAAATAAAGAAATGTTAGTGATGGAGGAGATCATTTTAGAAATTGGACAATTTATAGAAGGAGAACTATGAAGAAGAGACATACTTGCATATTACAACACGATACAATGGACTGTGGAGCGGCCTGTATAGCAATGATCAGTAAATATTACGGGTTGAAAATCCCCATAGGGAAGATACGGCAATATGCTTCTACCAATCTAGTAGGGACTAATGTACTAGGGTTGAAAGAAGCAGGAGAAAAGTTAAAGTTTGATGTGAAGGCAGTTCGTGGAGAAGAAAAAGATTTTAATGAAAAATTACAAACTCCTTTTATAGCTCATCTCAATAAAGACGGTTTACTTCATTATGTAGTGGTGTATAAAATTACAAAAGATAAAGTAGTGGTAGCAGATCCAGCTGAAGGCCTTTTAAAACAAAAGATAGATGATTTTTTAAAGCAGTGGACTGGAATAATTATTTTTATGAAGCCATCTCCTGAATTTGAGGAAGGGGATGAAAAAAAGGGAATCTTTGAAAGATTTTTTAAGTATATTAAACCCAATAAAGGTCTTATAATTCATATTATTGTTGCGACTCTGATATATACATTTCTAGGGTTGTTAGGAGCTTTTTATTTTAAATATTTGATAGATGATATCTTAGCCAATCATCTAAAAAACACACTTATAACCTTTACTGGTGGGTTAATTATTTTAAAAATATTTCAATTAATACTGGGAACTTTTAGAAGCTATATAATATTTTATATGGGACAGAAAATAAATTCAGGGGTAATGCTGGATTATTATAAACATGTAATGAACCTGCCACTATCTTTTTTTGAAACCAGGAAAGTAGGGGAGATAACTTCAAGAATAAGTGATGGAAGTAGTGTAATGAGTGCATTGACCAATACAATCTTTACTGTGGTAATAGACTCCGTGATGATTTTTGCAGTTGGAGGGCTTCTTCTAGCTCAAAATATAAAACTTTTTGTAATGGCTCTAATGTTTATTCCGTTATATACAATAACCATCTTAATTTTTATAAAACCTTTTAGAAAATATCATAGAAAAGTAATGGAAAGTCATTCTCAGCTGGAATCTTATTTAGTTGAATCCTTAAACGGTGTTCCAACTATAAAAGCATTAGGAGGAGAAAAAGAGTCTTTAAAAACATACGAAGAAAAATTTTTGAAATTACTAAGAGATAGTTTTACCAATAAGAAAGTTGGAATGATATCTGATTTTATAGAGAGTATATTAAATATATTTTCAGGGAACTTTATTTATTTTATAGGTGGTTTGGAAGTAATAAAAGGAAATATCAGTATAGGACAACTATTAACTTTTAATACTCTTTATGGGTTATTTTTTGATTCCATAAGAAATTTTGTAGACCTTATTCCTGTAACGCAAAAAGCCCATGTAGCTTCTGACAGGTTAGGGGAAGTTTTAGATATTGAAACTGAAAAACAAACTGGTATAGATAAAGAAAATATAAAAGGAACTCTTGAATTTAAAAATATAGATTTTAAATATGGCAACGGGAAAAATGTACTGACAGATATAAATTTTAAGATCTCTTCCGGAGAAACGCTGGCCATTGTCGGGGAGAGTGGAAGCGGGAAAAGTACCTTAATAAAATTATTGATGAGATATTATGAAACCGTTAACGGAGAGATAGCTATAGATAGTTGTGATATAAAGGAGAATAATCTAAGAACTTTTAGGGAAAGAATAGCATATGTTCCCCAAGAAACATTTTTATTCAGCGGTACCCTTATGGAAAATTTAAAATTTGGTTTTTCAGATAAAAGTGATGAAGAGGTAATGGAAGCGTGTAAAAAAGCATGTATAGATGAATTTATCGAGAAAGATCCTTTAAAGTATAATATGCGAATAAGTGAAAGGGGCTCTAACCTTTCTGGAGGGCAAAGACAAAGAATCTCATTAGCTCGTGCATTTTTAAAAGATTCAGATCTACTAATACTGGATGAAGCAACAAGTAATCTCGATGTAGAAACGGAAGAGAAAATAAACAGAGAAATTTCAGAGTACAGTAAAGGAAAGATGGTTATATTAGTGGCGCATAAACTAGCAACAATAAAAAAAGTTGATAAAATAATAGTATTATCTAGTGGTAAAATTGTCGAAACCGGTACTCATAGAGAACTTTTAAAAATAGAAACAGGAGTTTATAAGCGATTTTGGGAACTTCAAGTAGGTGTAGCGGATGAGTAAAAAAATGATGACAATAAAGGAATATGAACTAACAACAGATTATTTTTTTAGAAAAGAATTACGTTTGATGATATTTTATATCTATTTTTTAACCAGTCTGATTATTCTGCTGCTTACCTGGTCATATTTTTTTAATATTGACATATTAGTAAAATCAAGAGGTGTAGTAAGACCAATAAAAAAAATAAGCAGTATTTTAAATCAATTTGAAGGGAACCTTACAAAAGTAAATTATCAGGATGGGAAAAAAGTAAAAAAAGATGATCTATTATATTCTATAGATACCTTTATTCTTGAAAATAATTATCTGAAAAATAGTGATTTGCTTCGTAAAGAGGAGAAAGAAATCTATTTTTTAGCTACATTAAAAGAAAGCTTAGTCGCTAAAAAATCTTTCTTTAAAGATAAAGATAATGAATATTATTACCTCTATCAAAAACAAAAATATAAAGATAAAAGATTAGAAGCTATCCTCAGGGCAGCCAAGATGGAGTATTTAAAATATAAGGCTCTTGGTTCAGATTATGTCAGTGAGATGGATTTGGAGAAATATCGGAGAGCTTATGAGGAAGCTTTATATAATTATAAGATGAGTGATGCAGAGCTCTTATCTGAAATAAACAATAAAATCTTTACATTAAAGGAAAAAACAGAAAATATAATTAAAGAAAACATTGATCTGAAAAATCAAATAGAAAAAGGCAGTGTTAAAGCTCCTATAACAGGGACAATACAGTGTAGCAAGGTTTTCAACAAGGGAGATTATATTCCTAAAGACCAAAAGGTATTAGATATAGTCCCTCAGGGCTCTAAATTAAAGATGATAGTAGATATTGCAAATAAAGATATTTCTAAAATAAAAGTAGGGCAGTTAATAAAATACAGAATTGATTCATTACTTTATAAGGAATATGGTATTTCAAAGGGAAAAGTAGTTAAAATATCCCCTGATTCATCAAATAAAGGGAGCTTTCGTATGGAAGGTACAATTGATAGGGAAATATTAGAAAATAATCAGGGAGATCGAGAATCCTTAAAAATAGGTATGACTAGTGATATAAGAATAGTCACAACTCAAAAAAGTATCTTGAGAGTGATATTAGAAAAATTAAATTTTATGAATGAATGATTTTAGCTATAAATCTTTTATATAGCAACAAATAAAAAAAATAGGAGGAACAAAATGAAAGAATTAACACAAGAAGAAATGTTAGAAGTTAATGGGGGAGAATGGAGTAGAAATGATGTTATAGGCGCTGCTTCTGCAGCTTTAGAGGCAGGATGGAGGGGGCTCGCTGGAGCCGTAGCAGTGCATTATATTCACGAGGGTTATGATAGAGTTTCTCGTGATTTTCATGCAGAGCAGAGGATGAGAAATGAGAATAGAAGGAAGAGACGTGAGAATAAGGATACTGGTAGCGATAAACATAGGGATAGGGACTAAGTTAGTTGGTATAAAAATACAATATAAAAAATGAATCTTTTAAAAAAGAAACAGAAATCCATATCAATTTTCACAGGAATAATCCATAAGTAATTGTTACCTCTAAAATAATTTTTCTATTATTATGGACAATTGTATTCATAAGTATATCGAGAAGCTCTTCTAAAGGACAATTCTAAGGAAG
The genomic region above belongs to Psychrilyobacter piezotolerans and contains:
- a CDS encoding CPBP family intramembrane glutamic endopeptidase, giving the protein MEQIIERKKASNFITLLLFFVFIFISVFIGNMILNNKDLISIIADTTTFLVLLFYFQLKKGLLKDINFKVRELEFLKILKVLFYSIIYSISGNFILWFLSTYTNLKFSGVTENIGPYNKTYIGWLIFSISITIFPAVVEETVFRGVLLKNLIFKYGFKVAVLTTCIIFSFIHGVSNFMCIFPKINYISGDSPNKMIFLFIFALPFILRKLYQIFILEKNSFKF
- a CDS encoding peptidase domain-containing ABC transporter, coding for MKKRHTCILQHDTMDCGAACIAMISKYYGLKIPIGKIRQYASTNLVGTNVLGLKEAGEKLKFDVKAVRGEEKDFNEKLQTPFIAHLNKDGLLHYVVVYKITKDKVVVADPAEGLLKQKIDDFLKQWTGIIIFMKPSPEFEEGDEKKGIFERFFKYIKPNKGLIIHIIVATLIYTFLGLLGAFYFKYLIDDILANHLKNTLITFTGGLIILKIFQLILGTFRSYIIFYMGQKINSGVMLDYYKHVMNLPLSFFETRKVGEITSRISDGSSVMSALTNTIFTVVIDSVMIFAVGGLLLAQNIKLFVMALMFIPLYTITILIFIKPFRKYHRKVMESHSQLESYLVESLNGVPTIKALGGEKESLKTYEEKFLKLLRDSFTNKKVGMISDFIESILNIFSGNFIYFIGGLEVIKGNISIGQLLTFNTLYGLFFDSIRNFVDLIPVTQKAHVASDRLGEVLDIETEKQTGIDKENIKGTLEFKNIDFKYGNGKNVLTDINFKISSGETLAIVGESGSGKSTLIKLLMRYYETVNGEIAIDSCDIKENNLRTFRERIAYVPQETFLFSGTLMENLKFGFSDKSDEEVMEACKKACIDEFIEKDPLKYNMRISERGSNLSGGQRQRISLARAFLKDSDLLILDEATSNLDVETEEKINREISEYSKGKMVILVAHKLATIKKVDKIIVLSSGKIVETGTHRELLKIETGVYKRFWELQVGVADE
- a CDS encoding HlyD family secretion protein, whose amino-acid sequence is MSKKMMTIKEYELTTDYFFRKELRLMIFYIYFLTSLIILLLTWSYFFNIDILVKSRGVVRPIKKISSILNQFEGNLTKVNYQDGKKVKKDDLLYSIDTFILENNYLKNSDLLRKEEKEIYFLATLKESLVAKKSFFKDKDNEYYYLYQKQKYKDKRLEAILRAAKMEYLKYKALGSDYVSEMDLEKYRRAYEEALYNYKMSDAELLSEINNKIFTLKEKTENIIKENIDLKNQIEKGSVKAPITGTIQCSKVFNKGDYIPKDQKVLDIVPQGSKLKMIVDIANKDISKIKVGQLIKYRIDSLLYKEYGISKGKVVKISPDSSNKGSFRMEGTIDREILENNQGDRESLKIGMTSDIRIVTTQKSILRVILEKLNFMNE